AGGTATGCTATCAAGTTCACTGAGTAGGTCGGCTGGTACTGACATCGGCAAGTCACAATCATCCAGATTGATCCTAAGCGGCCGTCCAAGAGTAAGACCAAGCCAGCGATCCCGGAAGAAGCAGGTCCACCACAGACGACGCCATAAACGTCTCTGACAATCTGTGATAGATGAGTTGTACCTCAAAGAATCTGGATCCCGGTGTAAACCCAGCATTTGGCAGAGATTAATTGCAATGCCCGTCCAGTACCAGGGTTGCATGTGGTCGTCCTGCTCTGAGTGCCAAAACCCCAACAGTAGGGAGGCTTGCAAAAGTGTCACCTTGTTTCTCTCCCCGCCGTTATCGTACATGCACTACATGTATCAACACGTCAACCGTAAAGGCGAGATGAAGTTGTAGACTTTGCTTACCTTTGCACGTGAGTACATTGTGgctttcatttcttttcgAGAGACATACCCTTCTTGCTCATAAAGGCGCGGTGATATGAACTAGATATTGAACGTTAActtaatttctttaaatcGTGATTCGAGTGTAAGACTCTTACATTTACCGCAACGAAGAATACACTCCACAACAATAGAAAATTACAGTCACCCAGTCGCCCATGATGTTGATAGTTCAAAATGGATTCCACTTCAATTACTGGCATGATCGGATGCACATGATAGAAATATGCACGGAGAAGGCCCTCACAAACTTCGGGCTTAGGTAGGGTGAATACGCCTTTCTTTTGGAGGTACTCCCGATCATCGTCTGTCATGGTAGTCTGGTTATTCGATGGGATCAGACAATGTCTTGGCAGAGAGTGATCCGGCGAACAGATATCCAGAGTAGACACAGGCCCGGTTCTATCTCCTAGTTAGACAATAAGCATAAGTATATGATCAACGTGAGTCCTTGCTAGTTACCTGTGTAGAAAGGAATTTCGCCTACTCTTCGGGGTTGCCCTAAAGCGGCCGCTGCAATTTCATCACCATTGcgctcttcatcttcgataTCATGCGCTTCGCGAGTTGCGGTGGCTTCTACGTTCAGAGGAACATGTTGCTGTGGCTGAACATGGAATGCGGGGAGCTCCACTCTACGTGCTGGGGTCTGCAAAAGCGCCTGATCGGGACTCTGAGGGTTTGCAAGGAGAACCGGCCCACCGTGTTTCTCAGATCTAGAATGCACTGTCATCAACACCTATAAGCTTATACTTACACATAAGCTTCCATCTTACTTCTGCCCTCGCCTTGTTGTAACTATACATGGAGTACGGTCCTGAGTGCAGCCGATACATGGCACCCCGGTGACATTCAGGCTGCAGCGTACTTTGCGTTGACGACACGTTTGACATGCAATCGTTCTTCGACTGCGGCGAGCTGATGCGGTAGAACTTGTTGGTGGCATCGTGAGCCCTGCAAATCattttttctccttttctgaCACCGAGGGGTTGGGTTATCATAGAGGAACAGGGGCTTGGCCGGTCACCTCGGAGGTTTGTTAAACCCTAACTCTGCTACCCCGAGGAGGTCCGCTCAATGGGGAAATCTTACCGCGGTTCAACTCTGCCGCCGAGGTtctcttttaattaaatccTTGCTCGTACGGACATTTGCTACTCCATGCTGGTCTTCACATGATATCGTGTCTTTGTGCATGATGCCTTTGTATAACCAAAGTGTGTGTCGTAAAATGGTTAATAATGTGTTACAGCTTGATGGTCAGCTTAGGGCTTCATAGCCCTAAGCTTAAACACCAAGAACCATGTCTACCAAGGACGTATACGCAGTACTAACATAGTATGAATAAATTGAGTTGGTAAGTTAGAGtaactattaatactagctTTATGCTAAGTATGAATGATTAACTTATGTGCATAGACATCTTTATACTATTCTTCCCTTAATATAGGATTTTATACTCATCGGAGAGGACATATTGCCGGAATATTATTTCCGAGTACCATTCAAATGTACCACGGCTATGCCCCTACCTTCCACAGCTATACAGTGAGGTAGCTTATAGCAATTGAAACACAAGACGTCAACCTTTAGTATGCTGTTCGATAGATAAGATTTGGTTCAATCGTTGGAACTCTTCCGATCATGGTCAGTTCCCTAAAATAAGCAACATCGTCCGGTGATTTTCCTAAAATTAGCCTGGAAATCCCAGACAGCAATGACAATGATACATAGCACAAGTCATATATTCTATGCTTCTAACCCTATCTCGGAGTTCATCCGGTGATATATTTGCGGGGATGTGAGGCCTCCCGTAGCGGATGGAGATAGTATCTGAAGAGTAGTTGTTAATTCGCTGATTAGACTGCTCATCTTAACATCCTATTTTAGTAGGTATCCACATCCCTTATCTAGGTGACGATTTGTGATCTTTTAAAAGATGTCTAGGATGGGTTTCGAACCCGTGTCTTCCTGGGTCAACACCTTAGGCATTCGGCAATGGGTCCTCTTACCCCACCTCCATGGATGCAGATCAATAAACCCCCTCAGAGTCGGCTTCATTGATCAAGGTATGTACAAGACATAGAACATCTTGAAAACAATAGCCATGGTTGACATTCCTGAGCGTCCGCGGGTCACAGACTCGAAGAAAGGTATACTATTACTACGTCCTGATTGTCTGCGATttgatctcctcctcttACTTTTCCCAACGCTTTAGTATGGTGCTCGATCTTGACAAACACCGCCTACCTGCCGGGCATCTTGACCCTTGAATATTCTCTCCGTAAACACGACACGAAATACCCCTTCATCGTTCTCTATACCGACTCACTCCCGGAGGAGGCCCATGCCGCTCTCGATGCCCGCGGCATCCTCAAACAGCCCGTTCCCTACCTCAAGCCGGCGATGACAACCGACTTGACCCAGGACAGACGTCTATATGATGCCTGGACCAAGCTGATTGCCTTTGCCCTGTATGAATACGACCATGTTGTCCTTCTTGACTGTGATATGATGGTGCTTCACAACATGGATGAGTTGATGGATGTCGAGTTAGATCCACCAGAGATGGGAGGTAAGGGAAAGCGCGTGTTTGGCAGTACCCATGCATGCGTTTGCAATCCCCTCAAGAGGCCTCACTACCCGGCCGACTGGTATGTATCTATCTATGGCAGCAGCCTTGACGAAATCCCATTCTAACCGAcaattctaaaaaaaaaaggataccCGCCAATTGCGGCTGGGCTCTTCAGCATGACACCCCTGAGCTCGCCCAGACTACTGCTCCCCCAATCGAGGGCAGCTGGGGTTTGTGCAACACCGGAATCATTGTGACCAGACCGTCGGAGGGTACATGGAAAATCATCACCGACAGCCTGGCTACATCTAACACCGCCGATTGGATCTTTGCCGATCAGTCTCTGCTTTCCGAGGTGTTCCAGTACCGCTGGGCCCCGCTTCCGTACATCTACAATGCTCTCAAGACGAAGCGCTGGGAGGGTGTGCATGACGCTATCTGGAGGGACGATCGCGTCAAGAACATCCACTATTTTCTTACCCCCAAGCCGTGGGATGAGACCCCGCCTGTTCACGCAGACCCAACGCACGCATGGTGGTGCGCCCTCAACGCGGAGAGGAAGGAGCACGACAAGGCCCGCGGGCTGACTGACGGACATTAACCTGCAAGGCTATGCTTGGTTGACTAATATATAGTCATTGTGTCCTATATACTATGTCTTTCCGAGCTAGCgttattagtatttataatCCAAATCCTTTTGGGTCACACCCAGTGACACATGCAGACTAATAGAAGTAGTAGACTCCGATCACTGAATCACAAAGTCCATCCGGTTGCCCCTGACATCAAATGGTGGAGGCTGGTGGCGGTGAGACTGGTGAGagctcttctcttctgtttctCATGAACGAGAACGCCCTATCGGCAGGAAGCTGTTTGAGGTACTTCCAGCCTGGCTCCCGGTTTTGGCCAAGCCTCACCGTCCGCCAGAGGCACCGCAACAGCAAAGACTTCCTCGGTGAAGGGGACGGACAAGTTGCGTGAAATGTGCAGACAAGTGCCATTGCCCCTTAATAATCCTATCTATGGCAAGGAGGGGCCGTTGCTTAGTGTCTGGAAGAGAGATGGTTAGATACATATTGGATAGTGATAAGCAGGTCTTATCCCTAATCTCTGGATCGGCGGATCGGATGCTTATACCGTAGAATACTTTCTCGAAACTTCATCATATAAATAAAGCCAAGGCCTTGATGTACTTCCCCGCCGAATAGTGAGTACGGTATGCTTCTGCATTTCCTTTCCTATCCGATGTTCACACCGTGGAGCGGGTGATCGGAGCGTATCAGACAGTGACGTTGTAACGTCCGTGCTGCACTGATCGGATATAGTCCGAGAGAAGATAACAGTAGCTCCCCTGGTTATCTGGACACTGAAGATCTGGGGAAAGGTCTGCCCATTTTATT
This Aspergillus flavus chromosome 1, complete sequence DNA region includes the following protein-coding sequences:
- a CDS encoding C6 transcription factor; this encodes MEAYVSEKHGGPVLLANPQSPDQALLQTPARRVELPAFHVQPQQHVPLNVEATATREAHDIEDEERNGDEIAAAALGQPRRVGEIPFYTEPGLCLLWISTTMTDDDREYLQKKGVFTLPKPEVCEGLLRAYFYHVHPIMPVIEVESILNYQHHGRLGDCNFLLLWSVFFVAVNFISPRLYEQEGYVSRKEMKATMYSRAKRNKVTLLQASLLLGFWHSEQDDHMQPWYWTGIAINLCQMLGLHRDPDSLRYNSSITDCQRRLWRRLWWTCFFRDRWLGLTLGRPLRINLDDCDLPMSVPADLLSELDSIPRAIFASYIPQEFPKLAEFWIILIELSQLLGKVLVLKNQPVKSKSSMGEINALEAQIMRCRLPDQDEHGLTHLAKFYAHHVHLHYHALLITLYRPSGSEHLDNLALSQQGSEQQRLQSKANAAASKSTEILDILARENLLEYVGPMTPALLVPVMQTHLLNCKYANPLSRRFSFNKLDMCMGVLEELQKTYTVASLFRGIFIKALQQIFPTYTASSPLSISHQPVASIGDPVDSHSDTVPIETTNGECNQVIGDRAGSSMPAGFIDALIDENSIFDFLDSWSEI
- a CDS encoding nucleotide-diphospho-sugar transferase — its product is MSRMGFEPVSSWVNTLGIRQWVLLPHLHGCRSINPLRVGFIDQAMVDIPERPRVTDSKKVWCSILTNTAYLPGILTLEYSLRKHDTKYPFIVLYTDSLPEEAHAALDARGILKQPVPYLKPAMTTDLTQDRRLYDAWTKLIAFALYEYDHVVLLDCDMMVLHNMDELMDVELDPPEMGGKGKRVFGSTHACVCNPLKRPHYPADWIPANCGWALQHDTPELAQTTAPPIEGSWGLCNTGIIVTRPSEGTWKIITDSLATSNTADWIFADQSLLSEVFQYRWAPLPYIYNALKTKRWEGVHDAIWRDDRVKNIHYFLTPKPWDETPPVHADPTHAWWCALNAERKEHDKARGLTDGH